One genomic region from Prionailurus bengalensis isolate Pbe53 chromosome C1, Fcat_Pben_1.1_paternal_pri, whole genome shotgun sequence encodes:
- the CHRND gene encoding acetylcholine receptor subunit delta, with amino-acid sequence MEGPVFTLGLLAALVVRGSWGLNEEERLIRHLFEEKGYNKELRPVAHKDESVEVSLALTLSNLISLKEVEETLTTNVWIEHGWTDPRLQWDAEEFGNISVLRLPPDMLWLPEIVLENNNDGSFQISYACNVLVYPSGYVYWLPPAIFRSSCPISVTYFPFDWQNCSLKFSSLKYTAKEITLSLKQEEKEGRSYPVEWIIIDPEGFTENGEWEIVHRPARINVDPGVPLDSPGHQDVTFYLIIRRKPLFYIINILVPCVLISFMINLVFYLPADSGEKTSMAISVLLAQSVFLLLISKRLPATSMAIPLIGKFLLFGMVLVTMVVVICVIVLNIHFRTPSTHVLSEGVKKLFLETLPKLLHMSRPAEDGPSPGALVRRSSSLGYISKAEEYFLLKSRSDLMFEKQSERHGLAWRLTTARRPPAGSEQAQQELFSQLKPAVDGANFIVNHMRDQNNYNEEKDCWNRVARTVDRLCLFVVTPIMVVGTAWIFLQGAYNQPPPQPFPGDPFSYHEKDKRFA; translated from the exons ATGGAGGGGCCGGTGTTCACGCTGGGGCTGCTGGCTGCCCTGGTCGTGCGTG gcAGCTGGGGCCTGAACGAGGAGGAGCGGCTGATTCGGCACCTGTTTGAAGAGAAGGGCTACAACAAGGAGCTCCGGCCTGTGGCTCACAAAGATGAGAGCGTGGAGGTCTCGCTGGCCCTCACACTCTCCAATCTCATCTCTCTG AAAGAAGTTGAGGAGACCCTCACCACTAACGTGTGGATTGAGCAC GGCTGGACGGACCCCCGGCTGCAGTGGGATGCTGAAGAATTTGGAAATATCAGTGTCCTGCGCCTGCCCCCTGACATGCTGTGGCTCCCAGAGATTGTGCTGGAGAACAA CAACGACGGCTCCTTCCAGATTTCCTACGCCTGCAACGTGCTCGTCTACCCTTCGGGCTACGTGTACTGGCTGCCGCCCGCCATCTTCCGCTCCTCTTGCCCCATCTCCGTCACCTACTTCCCCTTCGACTGGCAGAACTGCTCCCTCAAGTTCAG TTCACTCAAGTACACGGCCAAGGAGATCACCCTGAGTCTGaagcaggaggagaaagagggccGCTCCTATCCTGTGGAGTGGATCATCATCGACCCTGAGGGTTTCACAG aGAACGGGGAGTGGGAGATAGTGCACCGGCCAGCCAGGATCAACGTGGACCCCGGTGTCCCGCTGGACAGTCCCGGCCACCAGGACGTCACCTTCTACCTCATCATCCGCCGCAAGCCCCTCTTCTACATCATCAACATCCTGGTGCCCTGCGTGCTCATCTCCTTCATGATCAACCTGGTCTTCTACCTGCCGGCTGACA GTGGCGAGAAGACGTCGATGGCCATCTCGGTGCTCCTGGCCCAGTCGGTCTTCCTGCTGCTCATCTCCAAGCGGCTGCCCGCCACGTCCATGGCCATCCCCCTCATCGGCAA GTTCCTGCTCTTCGGCATGGTGCTGGTGACCATGGTCGTGGTGATCTGTGTCATCGTGCTCAACATCCACTTTCGCACACCCAGCACCCACGTGCTGTCTGAGGGGGTCAAGAAG CTCTTCCTGGAGACCCTGCCCAAACTCCTACACATGTCCCGCCCGGCAGAGGATGGGCCCAGCCCGGGGGCTCTCGTCCGGAGAAGCAGTTCCCTGGGCTACATCTCCAAGGCCGAGGAGTACTTCTTGCTCAAGTCCCGAAGTGACCTCATGTTTGAGAAGCAGTCGGAGCGGCACGGGCTGGCCTGGCGCCTCACCACCGCAC GCCGGcccccagcaggctctgagcaagcccAGCAGGAGCTCTTCAGTCAGCTGAAGCCAGCCGTGGATGGGGCCAACTTCATCGTCAACCACATGAGGGACCAGAACAATTACAATGAG gaaaAGGACTGCTGGAACCGAGTGGCCCGCACAGTGGACCGACTCTGCCTGTTTGTGGTGACGCCCATCATGGTGGTGGGCACGGCCTGGATCTTCCTGCAGGGCGCCTACAACCAGCCCCCACCTCAGCCCTTCCCCGGGGACCCCTTCTCCTACCATGAGAAAGATAAGCGCTTCGCCTAG
- the CHRNG gene encoding acetylcholine receptor subunit gamma, translating to MYRGQGLPLLLPLLAVCLGAQGRNQEERLLADLMHNYDPHLRPAERDSDVVNVSLKLTLTNLISLNEREEALTTNVWIEMQWCDYRLRWDPQDYEGLWVLRVPSTMVWRPDVVLENNVDGVFEVALYCNVLVSPDGCVYWLPPAIFRSSCPVSVTYFPFDWQNCSLVFQSQTYSTNEINLQLSQEDGQTIEWIFIDPEAFTENGEWAIRHRPAKMLLDVEAPAEEAGHQKVVFYLLIQRKPLFYIINIIAPCVLISSVAILIYFLPAKAGGQKCTVAINVLLAQTVFLFLVAKKVPETSQAVPLISKYLTFLLVVTILIVVNAVVVLNVSLRSPHTHSMARRVRKVFLRLLPQLLRMHVRPLVPVAVQDTGRRLQNGSSPGWSITAGEEAALCLPRSELLFRQRQRNGLVRAALEKLEKGPEPGQSRELCGSLKQAAPAIQACVEACNLIALAHHQQSHFDSGSEEWFLVGRVLDRVCFLAMLSLFVCGTAGIFLMAHYNQVPPLPFPGDPRSYLPSPD from the exons ATGTACAGGGGCCAGGGGCTGCCGCTCCTCCTGCCGCTGCTGGCTGTCTGCCTGG GAGCTCAGGGCCGGAACCAGGAGGAGCGTCTGCTCGCGGACCTGATGCACAACTACGACCCCCACCTGCGGCCCGCGGAGCGCGATTCGGACGTGGTCAACGTCAGCCTGAAACTCACCCTCACCAACCTCATCTCCCTG AATGAGCGAGAGGAGGCCCTCACCACCAATGTGTGGATAGAGATG CAGTGGTGTGACTATCGCCTGCGCTGGGATCCGCAAGACTACGAAGGCCTGTGGGTGCTGAGGGTGCCGTCCACCATGGTGTGGCGGCCGGATGTCGTGCTGGAGAACAA CGTGGACGGCGTGTTCGAGGTGGCCCTCTACTGCAACGTGCTGGTGTCTCCTGACGGATGTGTCTACTGGCTGCCGCCCGCCATCTTCCGCTCCTCCTGCCCCGTCTCTGTCACCTACTTCCCCTTCGACTGGCAGAACTGCTCCCTCGTCTTCCA GTCCCAGACCTACAGCACCAATGAGATCAATTTGCAGCTCAGCCAGGAAGATGGTCAGACCATAGAGTGGATTTTCATCGATCCTGAGGCCTTCACGG AGAACGGGGAGTGGGCCATCCGGCACCGGCCGGCCAAGATGCTGCTGGATGTGGAGGCACCCGCCGAGGAGGCGGGCCACCAGAAGGTGGTCTTCTACCTGCTCATCCAGCGCAAGCCCCTCTTCTACATCATCAACATCATCGCGCCCTGTGTGCTCATCTCCTCGGTCGCCATTCTCATCTACTTCCTTCCTGCCAAGG CGGGGGGCCAGAAGTGTACCGTCGCCATCAACGTGCTCCTGGCCCAGACCGTCTTCCTCTTCCTTGTGGCCAAGAAGGTGCCCGAGACCTCCCAGGCAGTGCCACTTATCAGCAA GTACCTGACCTTCCTCCTGGTGGTGACCATCCTCATTGTTGTGAATGCCGTGGTCGTGCTCAACGTGTCTTTGCggtccccccacacacactccatGGCCCGCAGGGTCCGAAAG GTGTTCCTGCGGCTCTTGCCCCAGCTGTTGCGGATGCACGTTCGCCCACTGGTCCCAGTGGCTGTGCAAGACACGGGGCGCCGGCTGCAGAATGGCTCCTCTCCGGGATGGTCAATCACAGCTGGGGAAGAGGCTGCTCTCTGCCTGCCTCGCAGTGAACTTCTCTTCCGGCAGCGGCAGCGCAACGGGCTGGTGAGGGCGGCGCTGGAGAAGCTAG AGAAAGGCCCGGAGCCAGGGCAGAGCCGGGAGTTGTGTGGCAGCCTGAAGCAGGCCGCCCCGGCCATCCAGGCCTGTGTGGAAGCCTGCAACCTCATTGCCCTTGCCCACCACCAGCAAAGTCACTTTGACAGT GGGAGCGAGGAGTGGTTCTTGGTGGGCCGCGTGCTGGACCGTGTCTGCTTCCTGGCCATGCTCTCCCTTTTTGTCTGTGGCACCGCTGGCATCTTCCTCATGGCCCACTacaaccaggtgccccctcttcCGTTCCCTGGAGACCCCCGCTCCTACCTGCCCTcgcctgactga